In Sphingomonas sp. R1, a single genomic region encodes these proteins:
- a CDS encoding S41 family peptidase yields MLRSFLQVSAAVGALAIIPITSGAMAGVDTSSYRELDTFMEVYNTVKANYVDKVDDKTLVKGAIDGMLAALDPHSSFADGLDFDNLKIQTEGNYGGLGLTVTQQDGAVKVIAPTEDGPAAKAGIKSGDFITHLDGKFIVGGSLDEAITQMRGAPGTKIALTIVRPGADKPLQFTLTREIITQKPVKWEIKDGVGILNINTFTAHTGGDTALAVQAIEKKLGHKPLGYIVDLRENGGGLLTEAIAVADVFLNHGEIVSQRGREKTDIERYYAESVFPGDLAKGLPVIVLTDSGTASASEIVAGALQDHHRAIVMGVRSFGKGSVQTILPMGQRAALRLTTARYYTPSGHSVQEGGIKPDIVVPQLSDPDYKSRPVLREADLRRHLINQEKVDDGVLEEDTTTDPRFTATAEELKKKGVDDFQLSYAVQTIARLGKTASASTGK; encoded by the coding sequence ATGCTGCGTTCGTTTCTTCAGGTTTCCGCCGCCGTCGGCGCACTCGCGATCATTCCCATCACATCCGGTGCCATGGCGGGGGTCGATACCAGCAGCTACCGCGAGCTCGACACCTTCATGGAAGTCTACAACACCGTGAAGGCCAATTATGTCGACAAGGTCGACGACAAGACGCTGGTGAAGGGCGCGATCGACGGGATGCTGGCGGCGCTGGATCCGCACAGCAGCTTTGCCGACGGGCTCGATTTCGACAATCTCAAGATCCAGACCGAGGGCAATTACGGCGGCCTCGGCCTCACCGTCACCCAGCAGGACGGCGCCGTGAAGGTGATCGCGCCGACCGAGGACGGACCCGCGGCCAAGGCGGGCATCAAGTCGGGCGACTTCATCACCCATCTGGACGGCAAGTTCATCGTCGGCGGCAGTCTCGACGAGGCGATCACGCAGATGCGCGGTGCACCCGGCACCAAGATCGCGCTGACCATCGTCCGCCCGGGTGCCGACAAGCCGCTGCAGTTCACGCTCACCCGCGAGATCATCACCCAGAAGCCGGTGAAGTGGGAGATTAAGGACGGCGTCGGCATCCTCAACATCAACACCTTCACCGCGCATACCGGCGGCGACACCGCGCTCGCCGTCCAGGCGATCGAGAAGAAGCTGGGCCACAAGCCGCTCGGCTATATCGTCGACCTGCGCGAGAATGGCGGCGGCCTGCTGACCGAGGCGATCGCGGTGGCGGACGTCTTCCTCAATCATGGCGAGATCGTCTCGCAGCGCGGCCGCGAGAAGACCGATATCGAGCGCTATTATGCCGAGAGCGTGTTCCCCGGCGATCTCGCCAAGGGGCTGCCGGTGATCGTGCTGACGGATTCGGGCACGGCCTCCGCCTCGGAGATCGTCGCCGGCGCGCTGCAGGACCATCACCGCGCGATCGTGATGGGCGTGCGCAGCTTCGGCAAGGGATCGGTGCAGACGATCCTCCCGATGGGCCAGCGGGCTGCACTGCGGCTCACCACCGCGCGCTACTACACGCCGTCCGGCCATTCGGTGCAGGAAGGCGGCATCAAACCCGACATCGTCGTGCCGCAGCTCTCCGATCCGGACTACAAGTCGCGGCCGGTGCTGCGCGAGGCCGATCTGCGCCGCCACCTGATCAACCAGGAGAAGGTGGATGATGGTGTGCTCGAGGAGGACACCACGACCGATCCGCGCTTCACCGCCACCGCGGAGGAGTTGAAGAAAAAGGGCGTCGACGACTTCCAGCTCAGCTACGCCGTGCAAACCATCGCGCGGTTGGGCAAGACCGCCAGCGCGAGCACGGGCAAGTGA
- a CDS encoding murein hydrolase activator EnvC family protein: MGVGRSLGIAAALVAIAVTGLLAQPQPDPTQQTARTATEATQAAKAAEARAAELDRAAAAERDSEARARAEQAAAAQRIKAAEAEQAAAEARVMLLDRLLARQRTAFAERQRPALELVAALQAMARRPAVLALAQPGSAQDLVHVRATLASLLPSIRARSASVRADLARSRALRTATAGAVADLRKRRADLEARRVAALQLEAQHRLRAMTLGRDALTESDRALALGETARDLAAAEDRKLTAGQVRSDLLALSGPLPRPGTATAPARGAPPYRLPVAGRLVTGFGEVSPAGVRARGLTFDGTPGREVVAPAAGTIAYAAPFAGYGQVVIVDHGKGWTSLLSGLATLAVRPGAAIGQGAPLGTAGPRVTVELRRRGQPLDLTQLLD; encoded by the coding sequence ATGGGCGTGGGCCGCAGCCTCGGCATCGCGGCAGCGCTGGTCGCGATCGCCGTGACCGGCCTACTTGCCCAGCCGCAGCCCGATCCCACGCAACAGACGGCGCGCACCGCAACCGAAGCCACGCAGGCGGCCAAGGCAGCCGAGGCGCGCGCGGCCGAACTCGATCGCGCCGCCGCGGCCGAGCGCGATAGCGAAGCCCGCGCACGCGCCGAGCAGGCCGCGGCGGCGCAGCGGATCAAGGCGGCGGAAGCCGAGCAGGCGGCGGCCGAGGCGCGCGTCATGCTGCTCGACCGGCTGCTCGCCCGCCAGCGCACCGCCTTTGCCGAGCGCCAGCGCCCGGCGCTGGAGCTGGTCGCCGCGCTCCAGGCGATGGCGCGCCGGCCGGCGGTGCTGGCGCTCGCCCAACCGGGATCGGCGCAGGATCTCGTCCATGTCCGCGCGACGCTCGCCAGCCTGTTGCCGTCCATCCGCGCGCGCAGCGCCAGCGTGCGAGCGGATCTCGCCCGGTCGCGTGCGCTGCGAACCGCGACGGCCGGCGCCGTGGCCGATCTGCGGAAGCGCCGCGCCGATCTTGAAGCGCGCAGGGTCGCCGCACTCCAGCTCGAAGCGCAGCACCGCCTGCGCGCGATGACCCTGGGCCGCGACGCGCTGACGGAGTCGGATCGCGCGCTTGCGCTGGGCGAAACCGCGCGCGACCTTGCCGCTGCCGAGGATCGCAAGCTCACGGCCGGACAGGTGCGATCGGATCTGCTGGCGCTGAGCGGCCCGCTCCCGCGCCCCGGCACGGCGACAGCCCCGGCACGGGGCGCGCCGCCCTATCGGCTTCCCGTCGCCGGTCGCCTCGTCACCGGCTTCGGGGAAGTGTCTCCCGCCGGCGTCCGCGCGCGCGGACTGACCTTCGACGGTACGCCCGGACGGGAGGTCGTCGCACCTGCAGCGGGCACGATCGCCTATGCCGCGCCGTTCGCCGGCTATGGGCAGGTGGTCATCGTCGATCACGGCAAAGGCTGGACCAGCCTGCTCTCCGGTCTCGCTACCCTGGCGGTGCGTCCCGGAGCCGCGATCGGGCAGGGCGCCCCGCTCGGCACCGCCGGCCCGCGCGTCACGGTCGAGCTGCGTCGCCGCGGGCAGCCGCTGGACCTGACCCAATTGCTCGACTGA
- a CDS encoding 23S rRNA (pseudouridine(1915)-N(3))-methyltransferase RlmH produces the protein MLLHIVARGRIGRSPEAELVDRYLKRVTWGTRVTELPDTGGKMPVLGPGTRVVMLDELGENLPSKTLATRLGAWRDDGVRETRFLIGAADGFDDAARAEADMLLSFGKATWPHMMARAMLAEQLWRAVSILANHPYHREG, from the coding sequence ATGCTGCTGCACATCGTCGCGCGCGGCCGGATCGGGCGCAGCCCCGAGGCCGAACTGGTCGACCGCTATCTGAAGCGGGTGACCTGGGGCACGCGCGTCACCGAACTGCCCGATACCGGCGGCAAGATGCCGGTGCTCGGCCCCGGCACCCGCGTGGTGATGCTCGACGAACTCGGCGAGAACCTGCCCTCCAAGACGCTGGCCACCCGGCTCGGTGCGTGGCGCGACGACGGGGTGCGCGAGACGCGCTTCCTGATCGGTGCGGCCGACGGCTTCGACGACGCCGCGCGCGCCGAGGCCGACATGCTGCTCAGCTTCGGCAAGGCGACCTGGCCGCACATGATGGCGCGCGCCATGCTCGCCGAGCAGCTCTGGCGCGCCGTCTCGATCCTCGCCAACCATCCCTATCACCGCGAAGGCTGA
- the rsfS gene encoding ribosome silencing factor yields the protein MQRSNDADSVEALHRLVLTSLEDDQAVETVSIPLAGKSSIADYMVIASGRSTRQVASMAMKLADKIKAEQGRTPRIEGLPAADWVLIDAGDVIVHLFRPEVRSFYNLERMWSFEGQA from the coding sequence ATGCAGCGTTCGAACGACGCCGACAGCGTCGAAGCGCTGCATAGGCTCGTGCTCACCTCGCTGGAGGACGACCAGGCGGTGGAAACCGTCTCGATCCCGCTCGCCGGCAAGAGCAGCATCGCCGATTACATGGTGATCGCATCGGGCCGCTCGACCCGGCAGGTCGCCTCGATGGCGATGAAGCTGGCGGACAAGATCAAGGCCGAGCAGGGCCGCACGCCCCGCATCGAAGGCCTGCCCGCCGCCGACTGGGTGCTGATCGACGCGGGCGACGTGATCGTCCACCTGTTCCGCCCGGAAGTGCGCAGCTTCTACAATCTCGAGCGGATGTGGTCGTTCGAGGGCCAGGCCTGA
- a CDS encoding nicotinate-nucleotide adenylyltransferase: MKRIGLLGGSFNPAHRGHRRLSLHALRALDLDEVWWMVSPGNPLKDKAGMAPFQARLASARAMARHAPIRPTAIEKKLKTRYTADTLTKLPRIYPNHRFIWLMGADNLAQFHRWERWRHIARQVPIAVIARPGYDRGAHASPAMGWLRRAVRPAGQAKHWTRWRLPALVLLRFRPDPTSATRLRAADPAWHRRFLGTSPSVEKEGPAPSPLTLHRPSID, from the coding sequence TTGAAACGCATCGGTCTTCTCGGGGGCTCGTTCAATCCGGCGCATCGCGGGCACCGGCGGCTGTCGTTGCATGCCCTGCGCGCGCTGGACCTGGATGAAGTCTGGTGGATGGTCTCGCCCGGCAATCCGCTCAAGGACAAGGCGGGCATGGCGCCGTTCCAGGCGCGGCTCGCCTCGGCACGGGCGATGGCGCGGCACGCGCCGATCCGGCCGACCGCCATCGAGAAGAAGCTCAAGACCCGCTACACCGCCGATACGCTCACCAAGCTGCCCCGGATCTATCCCAATCATCGCTTCATCTGGCTGATGGGGGCGGACAATCTGGCGCAGTTCCATCGCTGGGAACGGTGGCGACACATCGCCCGTCAGGTTCCGATTGCGGTGATCGCGCGTCCGGGGTATGACAGGGGTGCCCATGCAAGTCCTGCAATGGGTTGGCTGCGGCGCGCTGTGCGGCCCGCAGGCCAGGCGAAACATTGGACGCGATGGAGATTGCCGGCACTTGTGCTGTTGCGCTTCCGCCCCGATCCGACGTCGGCAACGCGCCTTCGGGCTGCCGATCCCGCCTGGCATCGGCGTTTCCTCGGCACTTCTCCAAGCGTGGAAAAGGAAGGGCCGGCGCCGTCTCCACTCACTTTGCACAGACCGTCGATAGACTAG
- a CDS encoding glutamate-5-semialdehyde dehydrogenase, whose protein sequence is MADFDTPDTQMLIADMGARARAAATVLAAMPSPAKAQALRAAAGAIRAAEPAILAANAEDMAAGKANGLSDAMLDRLLLDARRIEGMASGIEAVAGLEDPVGSAIDERTRPNGLVLKRVRVPIGVIGIIYESRPNVTADAGALCLMSGNAAILRGGSEAIRSNRAIHAALVQGLTAAGAPADAIQLVPITDRAAVGAMLTAEGLIDMVVPRGGKGLVARVQAEARVPVLAHLDGINHTYVDRAADPAMAVALAVNAKMRRTGICGSTETLLIDRAFADPRPILAALAEAGCELRGDAAVQALDARVQPVADEDWDTEYLDAVLSVRLVDGVDAAMAHVAAHSSRHTDAILTEDADTAARFLNGVDSAIVMWNASTQFADGGEFGLGAEIGISTGRLHARGPVALEGLTTYKWLVLGTGQARP, encoded by the coding sequence ATGGCCGATTTCGACACGCCCGACACCCAGATGCTGATCGCCGACATGGGCGCGCGCGCCCGTGCCGCCGCCACGGTGCTCGCGGCGATGCCAAGCCCGGCCAAGGCCCAGGCACTGCGGGCCGCCGCCGGAGCGATCCGCGCGGCGGAACCCGCGATCCTTGCCGCCAATGCCGAAGACATGGCGGCGGGCAAGGCGAACGGCCTTTCCGATGCGATGCTCGATCGGCTGCTCCTTGATGCCCGCCGGATCGAGGGCATGGCCTCCGGCATCGAGGCCGTTGCGGGTCTGGAAGATCCTGTAGGCAGTGCGATCGACGAACGGACGCGGCCCAACGGCCTCGTCCTCAAGCGCGTGCGCGTGCCGATCGGCGTGATCGGCATCATCTATGAAAGCCGGCCGAACGTCACCGCCGATGCCGGCGCGCTGTGTCTGATGTCGGGCAATGCCGCGATCCTGCGCGGCGGATCGGAGGCGATTCGCAGCAACCGCGCTATCCATGCCGCACTGGTGCAGGGGCTGACCGCCGCCGGTGCCCCCGCCGATGCCATCCAGTTGGTGCCGATCACCGATCGCGCCGCGGTGGGTGCGATGCTTACCGCCGAAGGGTTGATCGACATGGTCGTGCCGCGCGGGGGCAAGGGGCTGGTCGCACGCGTCCAGGCCGAGGCGCGCGTGCCGGTGCTCGCGCATCTCGACGGCATCAACCACACCTATGTCGACCGTGCCGCCGATCCGGCGATGGCGGTGGCGCTCGCGGTCAATGCCAAGATGCGCCGGACGGGCATCTGCGGCTCGACCGAGACGCTGCTGATCGACCGCGCCTTTGCGGATCCCAGGCCGATCCTTGCCGCGCTGGCCGAGGCCGGGTGCGAGCTGCGCGGCGACGCGGCGGTGCAGGCGCTCGACGCGCGCGTGCAGCCGGTGGCGGACGAAGATTGGGACACCGAATATCTCGATGCGGTCCTCTCGGTACGGCTGGTCGACGGGGTGGACGCCGCCATGGCACATGTCGCCGCGCACAGCTCGCGCCACACCGACGCGATCCTCACCGAGGATGCGGACACCGCCGCCCGCTTTCTGAACGGCGTCGACAGCGCGATCGTCATGTGGAACGCCTCCACCCAGTTCGCCGATGGCGGCGAGTTCGGTCTGGGGGCCGAGATCGGCATCTCCACCGGCCGTCTCCACGCGCGCGGACCCGTGGCGCTGGAGGGGCTTACCACCTACAAGTGGCTGGTTCTCGGCACTGGCCAGGCGCGGCCCTGA
- a CDS encoding DUF3667 domain-containing protein translates to MKLIASGLMGEFDAAGELVMGGMLGRAVEPHAGERHGHGHGHGQATICLNCATALIGPHCHKCGQSGHVHRSLGAIGHELLHGVAHFEGKMWRTLPLLAWRPGDLTRRYIAGERARFVSPMAMFLFSIFTMFAIFQILGISTPTDLDSAMAKPAAAIQQSIKKQEESRDKNVARLAKLAADDADRAELQRDIAKANREIASLKTAAAQIGHGTDKEQEFTAHTGWHTLDHGIEKWQKNPALMLYKLQSSIYKFSWLLIPLSLPFVWLLFFWKRQYKLYDHAVFVTYSIAAMSLLFIGITLLHAVHVSSGVLGSLAMFVPPVHMCRQLKQAYQLRWWSAILRTGVMLWFITIIATLFLLILALLGIMG, encoded by the coding sequence TTGAAGCTGATAGCCTCCGGTCTCATGGGGGAATTCGACGCAGCCGGCGAACTGGTGATGGGGGGCATGCTCGGTCGTGCGGTGGAGCCGCATGCCGGGGAGCGCCATGGGCATGGACATGGGCATGGGCAGGCCACGATCTGCCTGAACTGCGCGACCGCGCTGATCGGCCCGCATTGCCATAAATGCGGGCAATCCGGGCACGTCCATCGCTCGCTGGGCGCGATCGGGCACGAGCTGCTGCACGGCGTCGCGCATTTCGAGGGCAAGATGTGGCGCACATTGCCGCTGCTCGCCTGGCGTCCGGGCGACCTGACCCGCCGCTACATCGCCGGTGAGCGCGCGCGCTTCGTCTCGCCCATGGCGATGTTCCTCTTTTCCATCTTCACCATGTTCGCGATCTTCCAGATCCTCGGCATCTCGACGCCGACCGATCTCGACAGCGCGATGGCGAAGCCCGCCGCCGCGATTCAGCAATCGATCAAGAAGCAGGAAGAGAGCCGCGACAAGAACGTGGCCAGGCTCGCCAAGCTCGCGGCGGACGATGCGGATCGCGCCGAGCTGCAACGCGATATCGCCAAGGCGAATCGCGAAATCGCCTCGCTGAAGACCGCTGCCGCGCAGATCGGCCACGGCACGGACAAGGAACAGGAGTTTACCGCCCATACCGGCTGGCACACGCTCGATCACGGCATCGAGAAGTGGCAGAAGAACCCGGCGTTGATGCTCTACAAGCTGCAATCGAGCATCTACAAATTCTCGTGGCTGCTGATCCCGCTGTCGCTGCCCTTCGTGTGGCTGCTGTTCTTCTGGAAGCGGCAGTACAAGCTGTACGACCATGCGGTGTTCGTCACCTATTCGATCGCCGCTATGTCGCTGCTGTTCATCGGGATCACGCTGTTGCACGCGGTGCATGTATCGAGCGGCGTCCTGGGCAGCCTGGCGATGTTCGTGCCGCCGGTGCACATGTGTCGCCAGCTGAAACAGGCCTATCAGCTGCGCTGGTGGTCGGCGATCCTGCGCACCGGCGTGATGCTGTGGTTCATCACCATCATCGCCACGCTGTTCCTGCTGATCCTGGCGCTGCTCGGCATCATGGGATGA
- the adh gene encoding aldehyde dehydrogenase, with protein MDMLVEERATALKAPFAARYDNFIGGRFVAPRAGRYFRNVSPVTGQVVGEIARSDADDIELALDAAHAAADGWGRTPVAERALILTRIADRMEANLEKLATAETWDNGKPIRETMAADVPLAIDHFRYFAGVVRGQEGSIGEIDHDTIAYHFHEPLGVVGQIIPWNFPLLMAAWKLAPALAAGNCVVLKPAEQTPASILVWAELIGDLLPPGVLNIVNGYGLEAGKPLASSRRIAKIAFTGETSTGRLIMQYASENLIPVTLELGGKSPNIFFDDVTREDDDFFDKAVEGFVMFALNQGEVCTCPSRALVHEKIYDRFMARALARVQAIVQGSPLDPATMIGAQASSEQQQKILSYIDIGRQEGAELLIGGGAAELGGELSGGFYVQPTVFRGHNKMRIFQEEIFGPVLSVTTFKDEDEALQLANDTLYGLGAGVWSRDANTCYRFGRAIKAGRVWTNCYHAYPAHAAFGGYKQSGIGRENHKMMLDHYQQTKNMLVSYSPKKLGFF; from the coding sequence ATGGACATGCTGGTTGAAGAACGCGCGACGGCGCTCAAGGCGCCCTTCGCGGCGCGCTACGACAATTTCATCGGCGGCCGCTTCGTCGCTCCCAGAGCAGGCCGCTATTTCCGGAACGTCTCGCCGGTAACCGGCCAAGTGGTGGGCGAGATCGCGCGATCCGACGCCGACGATATCGAACTGGCACTCGATGCCGCCCACGCTGCGGCCGATGGCTGGGGCCGGACCCCGGTTGCCGAACGCGCGCTGATCCTGACTCGCATCGCCGACCGGATGGAGGCGAACCTGGAGAAGCTCGCCACTGCCGAGACCTGGGACAATGGCAAGCCCATCCGTGAGACCATGGCCGCCGACGTGCCGCTGGCGATCGACCATTTCCGCTATTTCGCGGGCGTCGTGCGCGGCCAGGAAGGCTCGATCGGCGAGATCGACCACGACACCATCGCCTATCATTTTCACGAGCCGCTGGGCGTGGTCGGCCAGATCATCCCGTGGAACTTCCCGCTGCTCATGGCCGCGTGGAAGCTCGCCCCCGCACTGGCAGCGGGCAACTGCGTGGTGCTCAAGCCGGCCGAGCAGACGCCCGCCTCGATCCTCGTCTGGGCAGAGCTGATCGGCGACCTGCTGCCGCCGGGCGTGCTCAACATCGTTAACGGCTATGGGCTGGAGGCCGGCAAGCCGCTCGCCTCCTCGCGCCGGATCGCCAAGATCGCCTTCACCGGCGAGACCAGCACCGGCCGGCTGATCATGCAGTATGCGAGCGAAAATCTGATCCCGGTCACGCTGGAGCTGGGCGGCAAATCGCCCAACATCTTCTTCGACGACGTGACGCGCGAGGATGACGATTTCTTCGACAAGGCAGTCGAGGGCTTCGTGATGTTCGCGCTCAACCAGGGGGAGGTGTGCACCTGCCCCAGCCGCGCGCTGGTTCATGAGAAGATCTATGACCGCTTCATGGCGCGCGCGCTCGCCCGGGTGCAGGCGATCGTCCAGGGCAGCCCGCTCGATCCCGCGACGATGATCGGCGCACAGGCCTCGTCCGAGCAGCAGCAGAAGATCCTGTCGTACATCGACATCGGCCGGCAGGAAGGCGCCGAGCTGCTGATCGGCGGCGGCGCGGCGGAGCTGGGCGGCGAGCTCTCGGGCGGCTTCTACGTCCAGCCCACCGTGTTCCGCGGGCACAACAAGATGCGGATCTTCCAGGAGGAGATCTTCGGGCCCGTCCTTTCCGTCACCACCTTCAAGGACGAGGACGAGGCGCTGCAGCTTGCCAACGACACGCTCTACGGCCTCGGCGCCGGCGTGTGGAGCCGCGACGCCAACACCTGCTACCGCTTCGGCCGCGCGATCAAGGCGGGCCGGGTTTGGACCAACTGCTACCACGCCTATCCGGCGCACGCGGCGTTCGGCGGCTACAAACAGTCCGGCATCGGGCGCGAGAACCACAAGATGATGCTCGATCACTATCAGCAGACCAAGAACATGCTGGTCAGCTACAGCCCGAAGAAGCTGGGCTTTTTCTGA
- a CDS encoding GAF domain-containing protein: MPVQSPRHADIVLDAVRSPSSAAVSPLAASWCRSALHHKLDPETGRGERIGGAALAERRTQHEPLLAVAAPVLDETFRTVGRSGCGVVLSDAEGVILETRAGPGDVDAFTRAGLVEGARWGEAEEGTNGIGTCLFEDKPVIIHRDQHFASRNIGISCMDAPVHDPEGRLVAALDVSSCRADHGPAMAEMIASLVRDAARRIERDYFCRHFADRRILFLADEAATGTALLAVDRDDLVVGASRGARLRLGLGTRALATPQPLESLLGEGAAPSFDDADRAVLRQALARAGGNASAAARMLGIGRATLYRRLHKAGIRH; this comes from the coding sequence ATGCCTGTCCAGTCGCCGCGCCATGCCGATATCGTTCTCGATGCCGTCCGCTCGCCAAGCAGCGCCGCGGTGTCCCCGCTCGCAGCCTCCTGGTGCCGCTCGGCGCTCCACCACAAGCTTGATCCCGAGACCGGTCGCGGCGAACGCATCGGCGGCGCTGCGCTGGCCGAACGGCGGACGCAGCACGAGCCGCTGCTCGCGGTCGCCGCGCCGGTGCTGGACGAGACGTTCCGTACCGTCGGTCGCAGCGGCTGCGGTGTGGTGCTGAGCGATGCGGAAGGGGTGATCCTCGAGACCCGCGCTGGTCCGGGCGACGTCGACGCCTTTACCCGCGCCGGGCTGGTCGAGGGCGCGCGCTGGGGAGAGGCGGAGGAAGGCACCAACGGCATCGGCACCTGCCTGTTCGAGGATAAGCCGGTGATCATCCACCGTGACCAGCATTTCGCCAGCCGCAATATCGGCATCAGCTGCATGGATGCGCCGGTCCACGATCCCGAGGGGCGGCTGGTCGCCGCGCTCGACGTGTCGAGCTGCCGCGCCGACCATGGCCCGGCGATGGCGGAGATGATCGCCTCGCTGGTGCGCGATGCCGCGCGGCGGATCGAGCGCGACTATTTCTGCCGCCACTTCGCCGATCGCCGCATTCTGTTTCTCGCCGACGAGGCAGCCACCGGCACCGCGCTACTGGCGGTGGATCGCGACGATCTGGTGGTGGGCGCCAGCCGGGGCGCGCGGCTGCGGCTGGGGCTTGGTACCCGCGCGCTCGCTACCCCGCAGCCGCTCGAATCGCTGCTGGGCGAGGGCGCCGCGCCCTCGTTCGACGATGCCGATCGCGCGGTGCTGCGCCAGGCGCTGGCCCGTGCCGGCGGCAATGCCAGTGCCGCGGCGCGGATGCTGGGTATTGGCCGGGCGACCCTCTACCGGCGTCTGCACAAGGCGGGCATCCGCCACTGA
- the cyoD gene encoding cytochrome o ubiquinol oxidase subunit IV — translation MSERESDPADTAPGDEAAQGEEFAGGVSSYAVGLGIAALLTVAAFAVLNLPLVWRPAIPMALIVLAIAQMGVHLVFFLHVSSGPDNTNNALALAFGTLVVLLLIGGSVWILGHLDHAMMPMGRQMHGFP, via the coding sequence ATGAGCGAGCGCGAGTCCGACCCTGCCGACACCGCCCCAGGCGATGAAGCAGCACAGGGCGAGGAATTTGCCGGTGGCGTTTCCAGCTATGCAGTAGGGCTGGGGATCGCGGCGTTGCTCACGGTGGCGGCGTTCGCGGTCTTGAACCTGCCGCTGGTCTGGCGGCCGGCGATCCCGATGGCGCTGATCGTGCTCGCGATCGCGCAGATGGGCGTCCACCTCGTCTTCTTCCTCCATGTATCGAGCGGGCCGGACAATACCAACAATGCGCTGGCGCTCGCCTTCGGCACGCTGGTGGTGCTGTTGCTGATCGGCGGATCGGTGTGGATCCTCGGCCATCTCGACCATGCGATGATGCCGATGGGGCGGCAGATGCACGGCTTCCCCTGA
- the cyoC gene encoding cytochrome o ubiquinol oxidase subunit III yields the protein MTASAQDPYRIGRGGGSDSTTGRGEGGPASKRTTVGYGFWIYLLSDIILFSGFFAAYAVLAKQTAGGPSSHELFGQQRVAIETAALLLSSFTCGLAGVAAEKRKLLPALAWLLATGLLGAVFLGLELIEFAEMIGKGAGPQRSAFLSAFFGLVGLHGLHIAVGLLWLGTMMAQLWRKGFRPQVLRRLMCFTLFWHALDIVWVGIFTMVYLMGVAP from the coding sequence ATGACGGCATCGGCGCAGGACCCCTATCGCATCGGCCGCGGCGGCGGATCCGACAGTACGACCGGGCGTGGCGAGGGCGGCCCGGCGAGCAAGCGCACCACCGTGGGTTATGGCTTCTGGATCTATTTGCTCAGCGACATCATCCTCTTCTCCGGCTTCTTCGCGGCCTATGCGGTACTCGCCAAGCAGACCGCAGGCGGGCCCTCCTCCCACGAATTGTTCGGGCAGCAGCGCGTCGCGATCGAGACGGCCGCGCTGTTGCTATCCAGCTTCACCTGCGGGCTGGCGGGGGTGGCGGCGGAGAAGCGCAAGCTGCTGCCCGCGCTGGCCTGGTTGCTCGCCACGGGCCTGCTCGGCGCGGTGTTCCTTGGGCTTGAACTGATCGAGTTCGCCGAGATGATCGGCAAGGGTGCGGGCCCGCAGCGCAGCGCCTTCCTGTCCGCCTTTTTCGGCCTGGTCGGCTTGCACGGCCTGCACATCGCGGTGGGATTACTCTGGCTCGGCACGATGATGGCGCAGCTTTGGCGCAAGGGCTTCCGGCCGCAGGTGCTGCGGCGGCTGATGTGCTTCACCCTGTTCTGGCACGCGCTCGACATCGTCTGGGTCGGCATCTTCACCATGGTCTATCTGATGGGAGTGGCGCCATGA